The sequence below is a genomic window from Selenomonas ruminantium subsp. lactilytica TAM6421.
CCTTGTCGCGCACATAGGGGCCGGCCAGATAGCCATAGCTTTCCTCAAAGCCAAAGATAAAGCGTTCTACTTCGCCAGCCTTCTCCAGGCCCAGGATCTGGTCGCCAATCCACTTGAAGCCCGTCAGGGTATGACGCAGCTCTACGCCGTAGTGCTTGGCCACCGCATCAGCCAGTGGCGTGGACACGATGGATTTCACGGCCACAGGATTCTGGGGCATAGTGCCTTTTTCCTGACGGCCGGCGCAGATGTAATCAAGGAGCAGCACGCCCATCTCGTTGCCGGACACCAGTTCATAGGAACCATCCGGACACTTCATGGCGATACCCACGCGGTCTGCATCCGGATCCGTGGCCAGCATCAGATCTGCATCCTCTTTCTTGGCCAGTTCCACACCCTTTTCCATAGCGGCGAGAATTTCCGGATTCGGATAAGAGCAGGTGGTGAAATAGCCGTTGGGATATTCCTGTTCCGGCACGATGGTCACATCGTCAATGCCGATATCGCGCAGCACACGGGTAACCGGCACGAGCCCCGTACCGTTGAGCGGGCTGTAGACCAGCTTCAGACCAGCCGTCTTGCAGAGCCCCGGGCGCACCTGGCAGGCTTCGATGTTTTCATAGAGACCTTCCTTGCAGTCTTCCCCGACAAACTTGATCAGGCCTTTTTCCACGCCTTCAGCAAAGGACATATATTTTGCGCCGGTCAGCACATCGGTCTTCTGGATGGCATTGTAGACCACATCAGCAGCATCATCCGTCATCTGGCAGCCGTCCGGTCCATAGGCCTTATAGCCATTGTACTTGGCAGGATTGTGGCTGGCCGTGACCATGATGCCGGCATTGGCTTTATAGAAACGGGTGGCAAAGGAAAGTGCCGGTACCGGCATGGGTTCATCATAAATGCGGACCTGGATGCCATTGGCAGCCAGAACGCCTGCTGCTTCCTTGGCAAAAGTCCAGCCCTTGAGGCGCGTATCATAGCTGATGGCTACGGTCTGGCTGCCGCCTTCCCCCTTCACCCAGTCAGCCACACCCTGGGTAGCCTGACGCACCACCCAGATATTCATGCGATTCGTGCCGGCGCCCAACGTGCCGCGCAGGCCAGCCGTACCGAACTGCAAGGAAGCGGCAAAGCGCTCCTTGATCGCTTCGTCATCCCCTTCAATGTCCCGCAGCTCTTTCCCCAGATCGCAGTCAATGAGGTCGGCCCCCAGCCAACGCTTGTATTCATCTTGATACATAATAAATCCACCCTTCATTTAGTTTGAATCAATATATGTATATATACAACGCAACATTTAAAAATTCCTGCTAAAAATGTAAATCATTATAAAAAATTACAAATGTCATCCTGAAATATCTACGTGGTTTGTTACAGCTCTGAGTAAGGCTTTTTCATAATATACGGATTTATCTGCAGCAAATACCTCTGTAAGGCGTTCACCAATGGCCAGCCATTTATCGTAAGCAGCCTGCTGTGCTTCGCGTTGTTCCTGTACTATCGGTGTTTCCTCTTTCTGCTCTCCTGTCGAAAAGACATAGGGCTTAGCGGGTTCTTTGCGTTCATCTACCCGGCGCAGCTTATCGATAAAGCCTGCATCCTTGCCCTCTGGCTGGCGATGCTTCAGTATATCCCCTGCTGACTCTGGTTTCTTTTCGTCATGTTCCGTTTTCTTGTCTGCTGTGCCTAAAAGTTCATCGAGCAGACGGCTCTCCTCTTTTGCTCGCTGCAGTTGCATATCAAGATAGGAAACCCCTGTAGTTTCCTGTTGTTTTGTGTTTACATTTTGGGGCTTTTCCTCTTTTTTCGCTCCGACGGCGATACCATACGTCCTGGCCACAGCATCTTCTATGTCTTTCTTAAATTCGTCGCTGTCCACATCAATCTGTTGCCCCCCCTGTACGGTTTTCACCATGCGGCGGATCTGCTTAACCAGTTCGTTATCCCCCTGCGGGTCCAGATCGTTCAGGGCAGTTAATAAGGTATCATAGAAGGAATCCTCGCTGCCAAATTCTTCCTGAAAATTATTCAACACCGTGCCCAATACGGCAAAAGCACCATCAACCGGCCTCAAGGTTATGGTGTAGGTCATATTTTCCCTGTCGTAGTATTGGATGGGCGCCTGCCCGCCGCCCGTATAGAGTTTTTTCATCGCGTCTTCATAGGTTTCGCATGGTTCCAAAATGTCCGTTATGGCGTCGGTGGCCGCATGCTCAATCCGTTCACGCAGGTAAGCGCGGCTTTGTGCCCATTCTGCCTCTTGCGTAAGCGTTTCCTCTATGCCGTCCTCCTCGGTCCAGCGATAATGACGACTGCGGATTTCCATTACGGGCGTGTACTCAATTTTGGGCACAGGCTTATCCTCAAAGCCTGTAAGGGTCTTGCGAATCTGCGAAAAATCCTGCTCTATGCCAGGAAGCCCGCTATCCCGGCTTACAGACTGAACCTCCTGCCTGCCGCCCGTTGCCATTTTTTCCACGCGATCCAACATCTCTTCCTGCAGCTTGCGATTCAGGGCTTCGCGATCAACAGGTGAACCGGTGCGCCTATAAGTCTCATTCATTTCCTGATACGCAGCCACTTTATCATGCAAAACAGCCAGCTCCTCTTCCCGGCTGAGCAGCCTGCCATGACTGTCACGCTGTCCGATCTCGACCAAGGGTCCGTTTTGATAGGTTGCGATATTTTTTAACCTGTCACTAAGTTCTACCCGATAAGGCGCACCAAAAGCATCATCTTTCAGCACAGCCTGCTCTATCCTGCGTTCTGCCAGCGCTCTTCCCCGAACCGCCTGACTTATGTAGGAACTCTCCTGTCCTTCTGTCCTGCCGATCATCATTTTTTGCGTCACTCCCTTGCTCACTGCCGAAAACACATACAACTCCATATTGTATATCGATGCAGGAACGAGGGAACTTAAGGAGAAATTTCGCAGCTGCCTTCACCGGCTGCAATCTTGACTAAATCCCTAAAACTGCATAATAGCAAAGTCAAAAGAAATCCCCTGCCTGCAAGATTTGATATGCAGACCGGGGATTTTTGCTTGTGCTGTCATATTTTTAGCTATACTTTTTCCGAAACGTCCGCCGCGTCCAGAAGAAGGCAATGGCCAGCGGAATGCAGGAGCCGGCCCAGGCCATGGGATTGGCCACGCAGGCGCCGAAGTAGCCCCAGATCTCGCAGAGAAAAATCGCAGCGCCGGCGCGCATCAGGAGTTCCATAATGCCTGCAATGGTGGGCACCACGCTCTGTCCCAATCCTTGGAGCGTATAGCGGAAGATAAAGAGCATGGACAGTATCCAATAGGTGGAGCCATTGACAATCAGGTACTCATGGCCCATGGAGACCACCTCATCCTGTCCCTGCCCCACAAACAGTTCCATGATATATGGCCCGGAGAGAATCAGCAGCACACCAGCTAAAATACTGAAGCCCACAGACATATAGCTGCACTTCTTCACGCCCTCAGCAATGCGGTCATACTTCTGGGCACCATAGTTCTGGGCCGTATAGGCCGCCATGGCCAGACCGAAGGACATCATGGGCATCAGGGCGATGGAATCCACCTTCTGGGCCGCCGCATAGGCCGCCACGGCCGTGGGCCCCAGGTTGTTCAACGCCACCTGCAGGATAACTGCGCCGATGGCGATGATGGAAGACTGGAACCCCATGGGCAGTCCCAGCCGCAAATGAGCCTGCAGATCCTGCCTGGTGATCTGCCAGTCCGCCCGATGTGTGCGCAATACCGGCACCTTTTTGCAGATATAGATATAGCAGACCACATTGCCCAAAAACTGCGCCACAATGGTGGCCAGCGCTGCGCCAGGAATGCCCCAGCCCAATACGAGAATGGCCACCGGCTCCAAAATGATGTTGATGATCAGGGCCGTGGCCAGAATCACCGTGGGCATACGGCTGTCTCCCAGCGCCCGTAGCAGATTCGTCTGGGTCTGCAGGCAGACGAACATCACGATGCCGCCAAAGACGATGCTGATGAAGGAATAGGCCCCATCGATGATTTCCGGCGGGGTCTGCATCCAGAGCAGCAGATAGCGGCACATGGGCACCCCAAAGGCCGTCAGCGCAGCCGCCTCCAAAAGTGACAACACCGCACAGGTGGCCGCACTTTTACGCACGCCGGCAAAATCCTTGGCCCCATAGCGCTGGCCTGTGTAGATCGTAATGCCTGTGGAAAAGCCAATGACAAAGCCCAACATCAGGAACATCAGGCTGCCCGTACAGCCTACAGCTGCCAGCGCCTCAACGCCCAGAAAGCGTCCGACAATCAGCGTATCCACAAAGGCGTAGAGCTGCTGAAAGATATTGCCCGCAATCAGAGGCAGGGTAAAAAAGAGAATGAGCCGGGACGGCTCACCCTCCGTAAGATTTTTTGTCATTCCAGATACCTCGTAACAAAAGCCCGCAGGACTTCCTGCATCACAATCACATTGTCATCCAATGCACCCACGCTGGGCTTTAACTTGTTGTAATGAAAATCATGTCTCGTATTCGTCCGGTAGTCAGCAGGATAAGCTGTAACCTCTATCCCCTGCTTCTCGAAGTTCAACACCGAACGGCGCATATGGAAGGCAGACGTCACCAAAATCGGTTGTGTCAGCCCCCTTTCCCGCATGATCTCTGCAGAAAACTGCGCATTCTGGGTGGTATTGACGCTTCTGCCCTCCACAAGGATCTTATCCTCCGGCACGCCCAGATCCATCAGGATACGCTTGGCAATCACGGCCTCCGGCCCGGAATCGCTGTAGACCTGCCCCCCGGAAAGGATGATGGGCAAATCCAGCTGACGCTGCAGCCGCACCGCCGTCAGCAGGCGGTTGGCAGGCGAGGAACACAAAGTCCCCCAGCCACTGACATCCGGCGTATCCGGATAGGCTCCGCCCCCCAGCATGATGATCACATCCCCCTGGGGATTTGCCGGCGGCTCATAGGCAGACTCCAGCGCTCCCATCAACCGCTCGGACACAAACTGCGTACATGCCAGATAAAATACAAACACCAAAGCCGCAAGCACACCCGCCAGCCTCTTTTCTCTTTTCTTATACAACCGCCAGGCCACAAACCACAGCGCCAGGAAGAATATCCCCGGCGGCAGTATCCACCCGGCCCCAAACTTCAGTAAATAAACCATTGAAACTTTTTCATCCTTATTACCAACGATTACGATTCCGCTGCTTCACTAAGCAACGAATTGATATACTGCTGGGCAGCCCTGCCCGACAAGCCGGAATGGCTCATTTCCCACTTCACGGCACCTGCCCGCAGTTCCTCTGCCGAAAGCTTTATCTCCGGATGACGTGCAGCCAGGTCTTCCACAATCCGGAAATATTCCTTCTGATTCGGCTTGAAGTAACCGATGGACAAACCAAAGCGGTCCGCCAACGAAAGTTTCTCCTGCACCGTATCGTTCTGATGCAGATCCGGATCGATGAAGTCCGGCCGATCATCCACCCTCTCCTTGATCAGATGGCGCCGGTTGCTCGTAGCATAGATCAGGATGTTGTCCGGTTTGACCTCCAGACCGCCTTCGATGACCGCTTTCAGGTACTTGTACTCGATCTCAAATTCCTCGAAGGACAGATCATCCATATAGATGATGAACTTGTAATTGCGATTCTTGATCCGGGCGATGATGCGCTGCAGATACTTGAACTCATGCTTATAGACCTCAATCATGCGCAGGCCCTGATCATAATACTCATTGAGGATAGCCTTGATGCTGGTGGATTTCCCCGTACCGGCATCACCATAGAGCAGCACATTATTGGCCTTGCGTCCCTGTACAAAAGCCTCGGTATTAGCCGCCAGGCGCTTTTTCTGGCTCTCATAGCCTACAATATCCGTCAGGCGGATGTCGCCGGTGGTGGTAATGGGCTCCAAAAGCTGCCCCGTCACCTCGATTTCCGGCGATACGCGAAAGGCCTTATTGAGCCCCAGCATGCCTACGCCGTATTTCGCATAAAAGTCCGTCACCACTTTGTACATGGCTGATGCATCCTTGGCTCCATCAATGGATGACGTCAATTCCCGTACCTTTTCGCTGACACTTTTATTATAGATCTGCGCCGGCTTGGCCACCGCCCGATAATTGCTGATGACACGGAAGCAATTCAGTCCCAGGGCCTTTTCCAGCGGGGAAAAATCATAGTCCCAAAGCTGTTTGAAAATGTAGAAATCGTTCTCGGCAAAGACCTGCACACTGCCATCCACGCCCCCCCGCTTTTCGCAGACCAATGTGAAGGGTGCCTCACTGGCAGCCAGCAAAAAAGCCAGATAACAATGCCAAAGGTTGCCATCAAAGCCGTAGCGGGTAGCTGTATCCAGCAGGCGGTTCACCTGCTGAAGCACCAAGCCACGCAGTTCTGCCGTTTCATAGGCATCGGCCTGAAAACTTCGGCAAATATCCGCCATCTGCCACAGAATCGCATCCTTAGGCAAATCACGATAAATAATGAGTCCCGCCGTCAGATTGTACATAAATATCCCCCATTCGCTTCTCGTTACAGTTCCAGACCGGCCTCCTGGCGCGCCGTATATTCCCGGTCCAGAATCCCCAAAATCACCAGATTTTCATAGACACCATTCGTGACAATGGTTTCCCGGATCAGGCCTTCCCGCACCATGCCCTCGCTTTCATACAGATGCAGCGCCCGTTCGTTATAATCCTTGCAGTCCAGCCAGGCCCGATGAAATTTTTTCACCTCAAAGCACCATTTCTTGATCAACTTCATGGCCTCATGGCCATATCCCAGGCCCTTCTTGCCCACGATCACATGCGTCCATTCCATTTCCTTTGCTTCCGTCTTGAGGCCCGCCACCATAAAATACCCCACTTTTTCCCCGGTAGCTGTTTCCTCGATGATCACATCCATGGAAGCCTCGCCCTTGGTCATGATATTCTCATGAAACGCCCGATCGAAGGGCACAATAAACGGAAGATTATCCTCCGCATATTCCAAATCGATGATATAGTCAAGGTCTGCTGTATCAGCCCGCCGCAGTCTGAGCCTTGGCCCCGTAATCAAAATCTCTGCCATAATGCCTGCCACCTTTTAAAAAGCACGGCCTAACACGGGCCGTGCCTATCCTGCCATCATTTTCACCCTGCCGATATGCCAACAGGAAATCCTATCACTTCACGCTTCGAAACTGCCCTTCAGTTTCAGCAGATCCGGACACAGATCTCCGATGGAACTGGCCAGATCCTCCTGCGGTTCTAAGATATCCAGCACCGGCTGCATGGTACGGCGGAACTTTTCCTCATCCTGCATCAGCACCAGAATCGCACTGGTATTGACAGCATCGGCCAAGGCGGTATGCTGGGTTCCCTCGAACTTGTGATCCATAGCCCCCAAAGCATGCTTCAAAGCCAGGCTGTTATGCAGCCCCAGGCGATTATCGAACTCCTGTTGGAGATCCACCCAGCGCGCGTCCAGCCACTTCACATCGAAATCCGGCAGTTTGAAGCGACATTCCTTCTTGAGCTGCTTGATATCCGACATGCTCCAGGAGTAGATTTTCGTCTCTTCCTCGCCAATCCACTCCACAAAGCGGGCGAAAGCCTCGGCATAATGGCCCTGACCGGCCACCATCTCCTGCTTTATACCAGTAAGTTCCACAATATGCTTCTTGATCTTGCCATACTCTGGTTCCACATAGCATTGGAACTCCGCTTCCTGCTGGAAATTCTCATCCAGGCGCACAGCACCGAATTCAATAACCTCTTCCTTCATATGGCGCTTCACATCACGGAATTCCCGATCCACAGGATTCATTTCCAAATCGATAACCACATATTTCATTCGCTGACATCCCTGCGCTTTCCTCAATCATTAAATCGCTATAATATTATTCTATCGAAAAGCACTGCTTTCTTCAAGAGCTTTGCCCTTCGGTATAGAAATAATCCGAAAAAGAGGCAACCCCAGATGGACCTTACAATCGCTTCCAAAGTTACCTCTTTTTATCACTATAGTAATTCGTTATGTTTCAATTGCCGATAGAGCGTATAGAACGCTGCGGGAAAACCGGCGATAATGCCGATGATCCTGCCGGCATGGTCCATTCCCAGATAATCTCCAGCCAATGCCCCCAAATAGCCGCAGATACCCACGAAGACAACCAGATATATGCCTACGCCGCCTAAGATAGAAAAGGCCTTGATAGCCTGCTTGAGACCGCTTTCCTCAGGCTTACTCATTTGCCATCAAATACATCCGGCCGTCCGTCAGCCAGCCCATAATGATAGAGGATGGCCTGAATGATGCGCTGGGAGGCCTTGCCGTCGCCATAGGGGTTGACGGATTCTGCCATGCGGTTGTAGGCCTTTTCGTCCGTCAGCAGAGTTTTGGCTTCGTTATAGACCACATCCCGGTCCGTACCAATGAGTTTCACCGTGCCTGCTGCTACAGCTTCCGGACGCTCCGTAGTGTCCCGCAGTACCAACACGGGTTTGCCCAAGGCCGGAGCTTCTTCCTGCACTCCACCGGAATCCGTGAGGATCAGATGGGCTTTGTGCATGAGATTGGCGAAGGGTTCATAGTCCAGTGGATCGATCAGATGGACCTTGGCAAGTCCCCCCAGTTCCTCCCGGACCACTTCGCGAACCTTCGGGTTCTTATGTACGGGGAAGACCACTTCCACATCGTCGAATTCTTCCGTAAGCTGACGCAGGGCTTTGTAGACATGGCGCATGGGCTCACCGAGGTTTTCCCGGCGATGGGTGGTCACGAGGATGATGCGCTTGTGCTCAAAGTCGATATTCTGCAACAGCTCATCCTCGAAGCGGAAATCGTCCTTGACCGTATGGTGCAGGGCATCGATTACGGTATTACCCGTGACGAAGATACTTTCCGGCTTGACGTTTTCTGCCAGCAGATTGTTTTCAGAGGTTTCCGTGGGAGCAAAGTTCAGATCCGCAATGCACCCCGTGAGCTTGCGGTTCATTTCCTCCGGGAAGGGGCTGTATTTGTCATGAGTGCGCAGGCCTGCTTCCACATGCCCCACCGTAGTCTGATGATAATAGGCAGCCAATGCCCCGGCAAAGGTCGTGGTCGTATCGCCATGTACCAGCACGATATCCGGCTTTTCTGCCTCCAACACCTTATCGAGTCCCATCATAGCCTTGGAGGTGATGTCAAAGAGGGTCTGTCCCTGTGCCATGATATCAAGGTCATGATCCGGCGTGATATGGAAAAGCCCCAATACCTGATCCAGCATCTCTCTGTGCTGGGCCGTTACAGCCACCACCGGCGTGATCTTGTCCGGATGCTTCTGGAGCTCCAGCACGATGGGCGCCATCTTGATTGCCTCAGGACGGGTACCAAACACCGTCATAACCTTGATTTTCTTTTTATCCATTAATAGTCCCCTCTCTATAATTAAAGGCAGGGATTTCACCTGCCTTTTGAGCTTACAATATTCAATGCTGTTGTGCCGAATCATTCATATGGAAAATGCCAATCTTCTTGGCGCCAAAGAGCACCAATGCCACCACCAGGCACACAATGGCAATAGCAAACTGATAGCTGACCTCCGTCAGGGCCACTGCACTAAGGCCCAGCAAGGCACTGATTACATACATCAGCAACACTGCCTGACGCTGGCTGAAGCCCAGATCCATCAAACGATGATGGAGATGTCCCTTATCCGGCTTGAAGATAGGCACGCCTCCGCGATAGCGACGCACGATGGCAAAGGTGGTGTCGAGGATCGGCAAACCTAAGGCCAGAATGGGCACAATCAAAGCAATGGTAGCGGCACATTTCACCGCGCCAATCACCGAAATACCTGCCAGCATATAGCCCAGGAACAGGCTGCCAGAATCGCCCATGAAAATGCGGGCCGGGTTGAAGTTATAATACAGGAAGCCAAAAGCGGCACCGGCAAGTGCTGCCGTCAGCACGGCCACCAGCATGATATTCTGCTGCAGGGCCACCAGGAAGATGGTGGTGGCGGCAATGGTGGAAACACCGGCGGCCAGACCATCGAGGCCGTCAATCAGGTTCACCGTATTGGTGATGCCCACAATCCAGAAAATTGTCGCAGGAATAGCCAGCCATTCCGTGTAGATGAAGTCCCCAAAGGGATCGGTAATGAAGTCAATCCGCACATCAAAGACGATGACCAGCACGGCGGCGGCAATGATCTGCCCCACCAATTTCACCTTGGCCGGCAGGTTCTTATAATCGTCGATAATCCCCACCAGCACGATCAAGGAACCTCCCAAAAGCAGACCGGTCACTTCAAAGAGGACTTCCGGTTCCACTTCAATGAACTGCATAATCCCTAAGATTGCCACCATAAAGGCCGCATAAATCCCGAGCCCGCCAATGCGGGGGATCGGTCGCTTATGTACTTTTCTCGCATCAGGAGCATCCATGGCTCCCGTCTTGGCCGCCAGGAAAATCACACCAGGCGTGATAGCCAAGGCTACAC
It includes:
- a CDS encoding YdcF family protein gives rise to the protein MVYLLKFGAGWILPPGIFFLALWFVAWRLYKKREKRLAGVLAALVFVFYLACTQFVSERLMGALESAYEPPANPQGDVIIMLGGGAYPDTPDVSGWGTLCSSPANRLLTAVRLQRQLDLPIILSGGQVYSDSGPEAVIAKRILMDLGVPEDKILVEGRSVNTTQNAQFSAEIMRERGLTQPILVTSAFHMRRSVLNFEKQGIEVTAYPADYRTNTRHDFHYNKLKPSVGALDDNVIVMQEVLRAFVTRYLE
- the wecB gene encoding non-hydrolyzing UDP-N-acetylglucosamine 2-epimerase, which produces MDKKKIKVMTVFGTRPEAIKMAPIVLELQKHPDKITPVVAVTAQHREMLDQVLGLFHITPDHDLDIMAQGQTLFDITSKAMMGLDKVLEAEKPDIVLVHGDTTTTFAGALAAYYHQTTVGHVEAGLRTHDKYSPFPEEMNRKLTGCIADLNFAPTETSENNLLAENVKPESIFVTGNTVIDALHHTVKDDFRFEDELLQNIDFEHKRIILVTTHRRENLGEPMRHVYKALRQLTEEFDDVEVVFPVHKNPKVREVVREELGGLAKVHLIDPLDYEPFANLMHKAHLILTDSGGVQEEAPALGKPVLVLRDTTERPEAVAAGTVKLIGTDRDVVYNEAKTLLTDEKAYNRMAESVNPYGDGKASQRIIQAILYHYGLADGRPDVFDGK
- a CDS encoding phospho-sugar mutase; translation: MYQDEYKRWLGADLIDCDLGKELRDIEGDDEAIKERFAASLQFGTAGLRGTLGAGTNRMNIWVVRQATQGVADWVKGEGGSQTVAISYDTRLKGWTFAKEAAGVLAANGIQVRIYDEPMPVPALSFATRFYKANAGIMVTASHNPAKYNGYKAYGPDGCQMTDDAADVVYNAIQKTDVLTGAKYMSFAEGVEKGLIKFVGEDCKEGLYENIEACQVRPGLCKTAGLKLVYSPLNGTGLVPVTRVLRDIGIDDVTIVPEQEYPNGYFTTCSYPNPEILAAMEKGVELAKKEDADLMLATDPDADRVGIAMKCPDGSYELVSGNEMGVLLLDYICAGRQEKGTMPQNPVAVKSIVSTPLADAVAKHYGVELRHTLTGFKWIGDQILGLEKAGEVERFIFGFEESYGYLAGPYVRDKDAVVASMLICEMAAYYRSQGSSIKQRLEEIYSQYGRYLNKVDSFEFPGLSGMDKMKGMMEALRKDPIKELAGKKVSKVIDYLDTAATGLPKANVLTYEMEDGSSVIIRPSGTEPKIKAYYTTKGKDLAEAQAAKDAMAAAVKPYLS
- a CDS encoding AtpZ/AtpI family protein yields the protein MSKPEESGLKQAIKAFSILGGVGIYLVVFVGICGYLGALAGDYLGMDHAGRIIGIIAGFPAAFYTLYRQLKHNELL
- a CDS encoding GNAT family N-acetyltransferase codes for the protein MAEILITGPRLRLRRADTADLDYIIDLEYAEDNLPFIVPFDRAFHENIMTKGEASMDVIIEETATGEKVGYFMVAGLKTEAKEMEWTHVIVGKKGLGYGHEAMKLIKKWCFEVKKFHRAWLDCKDYNERALHLYESEGMVREGLIRETIVTNGVYENLVILGILDREYTARQEAGLEL
- a CDS encoding 3'-5' exonuclease gives rise to the protein MKYVVIDLEMNPVDREFRDVKRHMKEEVIEFGAVRLDENFQQEAEFQCYVEPEYGKIKKHIVELTGIKQEMVAGQGHYAEAFARFVEWIGEEETKIYSWSMSDIKQLKKECRFKLPDFDVKWLDARWVDLQQEFDNRLGLHNSLALKHALGAMDHKFEGTQHTALADAVNTSAILVLMQDEEKFRRTMQPVLDILEPQEDLASSIGDLCPDLLKLKGSFEA
- a CDS encoding ATP-binding protein — encoded protein: MYNLTAGLIIYRDLPKDAILWQMADICRSFQADAYETAELRGLVLQQVNRLLDTATRYGFDGNLWHCYLAFLLAASEAPFTLVCEKRGGVDGSVQVFAENDFYIFKQLWDYDFSPLEKALGLNCFRVISNYRAVAKPAQIYNKSVSEKVRELTSSIDGAKDASAMYKVVTDFYAKYGVGMLGLNKAFRVSPEIEVTGQLLEPITTTGDIRLTDIVGYESQKKRLAANTEAFVQGRKANNVLLYGDAGTGKSTSIKAILNEYYDQGLRMIEVYKHEFKYLQRIIARIKNRNYKFIIYMDDLSFEEFEIEYKYLKAVIEGGLEVKPDNILIYATSNRRHLIKERVDDRPDFIDPDLHQNDTVQEKLSLADRFGLSIGYFKPNQKEYFRIVEDLAARHPEIKLSAEELRAGAVKWEMSHSGLSGRAAQQYINSLLSEAAES
- a CDS encoding glycosyltransferase family 4 protein, with the translated sequence MPEYMLAFVIAAGVALAITPGVIFLAAKTGAMDAPDARKVHKRPIPRIGGLGIYAAFMVAILGIMQFIEVEPEVLFEVTGLLLGGSLIVLVGIIDDYKNLPAKVKLVGQIIAAAVLVIVFDVRIDFITDPFGDFIYTEWLAIPATIFWIVGITNTVNLIDGLDGLAAGVSTIAATTIFLVALQQNIMLVAVLTAALAGAAFGFLYYNFNPARIFMGDSGSLFLGYMLAGISVIGAVKCAATIALIVPILALGLPILDTTFAIVRRYRGGVPIFKPDKGHLHHRLMDLGFSQRQAVLLMYVISALLGLSAVALTEVSYQFAIAIVCLVVALVLFGAKKIGIFHMNDSAQQH
- a CDS encoding MATE family efflux transporter; amino-acid sequence: MTKNLTEGEPSRLILFFTLPLIAGNIFQQLYAFVDTLIVGRFLGVEALAAVGCTGSLMFLMLGFVIGFSTGITIYTGQRYGAKDFAGVRKSAATCAVLSLLEAAALTAFGVPMCRYLLLWMQTPPEIIDGAYSFISIVFGGIVMFVCLQTQTNLLRALGDSRMPTVILATALIINIILEPVAILVLGWGIPGAALATIVAQFLGNVVCYIYICKKVPVLRTHRADWQITRQDLQAHLRLGLPMGFQSSIIAIGAVILQVALNNLGPTAVAAYAAAQKVDSIALMPMMSFGLAMAAYTAQNYGAQKYDRIAEGVKKCSYMSVGFSILAGVLLILSGPYIMELFVGQGQDEVVSMGHEYLIVNGSTYWILSMLFIFRYTLQGLGQSVVPTIAGIMELLMRAGAAIFLCEIWGYFGACVANPMAWAGSCIPLAIAFFWTRRTFRKKYS